Proteins from one Prevotella sp. E2-28 genomic window:
- the nadA gene encoding quinolinate synthase NadA: MVLKTEWTKQGFIDEPVAEGTDLKAEIRKLCKEKGAIILAHYYTVGDIQDVADFVGDSLALARKAAETDAKIMVMCGVHFMAETCKLLSPEKMVLCPDLNAGCSLADSCKAEDLKKYKEEHPGYQVISYVNTTAAVKALTDVVVTSGNAKKVVDQLPKDGKYIFGPDYNLGNYINEVTGRQMLLWNGGCHVHERFSVNKILELKKQYPDAVVMAHLECKGPVLAVADVKGSTATMLTYAQNSSEKRFIVATEAGILHEMQRTCPDKEFIPVPPEISESGLECSCNECQYMKMNTLLKIYNTLKYEWPQVEVNPEIAKDAVKPIERMLELS, translated from the coding sequence ATGGTGTTGAAAACCGAATGGACCAAACAAGGATTTATTGATGAACCCGTTGCCGAAGGTACTGACCTGAAGGCAGAGATTCGTAAACTTTGTAAAGAGAAAGGTGCTATTATTCTGGCACACTATTATACTGTTGGCGATATTCAAGATGTTGCTGATTTTGTAGGTGACTCACTGGCCTTGGCCAGAAAAGCTGCAGAGACGGATGCAAAAATCATGGTGATGTGTGGTGTGCATTTCATGGCAGAGACTTGTAAGTTGCTCTCACCAGAAAAGATGGTGCTTTGTCCTGATCTGAATGCTGGTTGTTCGTTGGCAGATAGTTGTAAGGCTGAGGACTTAAAGAAATATAAGGAAGAGCATCCAGGTTATCAGGTTATCAGTTATGTGAATACCACAGCTGCTGTAAAGGCGTTGACTGATGTGGTAGTAACCAGTGGTAATGCCAAGAAGGTAGTAGATCAGTTGCCAAAGGATGGTAAATATATCTTTGGTCCTGACTATAATCTGGGTAATTATATCAATGAGGTAACAGGCCGACAGATGTTGCTATGGAATGGTGGCTGTCATGTGCATGAGCGCTTCTCAGTGAATAAGATTCTGGAACTGAAGAAGCAATATCCTGATGCCGTAGTGATGGCACATCTGGAGTGTAAGGGTCCAGTACTTGCTGTAGCTGATGTGAAGGGCTCTACGGCTACGATGCTGACCTATGCACAGAATTCTTCAGAAAAGCGTTTTATAGTGGCTACAGAGGCCGGAATACTGCATGAGATGCAACGTACTTGTCCTGATAAAGAATTCATCCCAGTGCCGCCAGAAATAAGCGAGAGCGGACTTGAATGTTCATGTAATGAATGTCAGTACATGAAGATGAATACATTGCTTAAGATCTACAATACTTTGAAGTATGAATGGCCACAGGTAGAAGTAAATCCTGAGATAGCAAAAGATGCTGTGAAACCTATTGAAAGAATGTTGGAGTTGAGTTAA
- a CDS encoding acyltransferase family protein, translating into MSLLASEKIEWLSLLRGLNIILVVMFHVQLIDLSTGENHPFCTQICELFNLIRMPLFIFCSGGLLYISRIRKNWKIKKLYIDKVKRIVCPFLFFVTFYYVFKLLMNPFTKTKVVFSIGDFLESFCVYYQHPSAHLWFLAVLFWFMMLYPLFIWLSKSVVRMAFFLSFTIIIYFIDFTYFSLNNYFFLFSLNKYLVFFFFGIFVFRYKIYDYLRDYRLFFLITGLYIILFWFKIPLISSLLGILMMIGISQQIALFLPSLFSSFREYIYQIFLMSFIFQPFVELILWKKLFYNEDLFFFFYILNVFFGIFFPVLITKAIEKSNLKWLKICIGLK; encoded by the coding sequence ATGTCTTTACTAGCATCTGAAAAGATAGAGTGGCTTTCACTACTACGAGGACTTAATATTATATTGGTTGTTATGTTTCATGTTCAACTGATAGATTTGTCTACTGGTGAAAACCATCCTTTTTGTACACAGATTTGTGAGCTGTTCAATCTTATCAGAATGCCCTTGTTTATCTTCTGTTCTGGTGGATTATTATATATTAGCAGAATACGTAAGAACTGGAAAATAAAGAAGTTGTATATTGATAAAGTAAAAAGAATAGTTTGTCCTTTTCTTTTTTTTGTTACGTTCTATTACGTCTTCAAGCTATTAATGAATCCATTCACTAAAACGAAGGTGGTGTTTTCTATTGGAGATTTCTTAGAATCTTTTTGTGTCTATTATCAACATCCGTCAGCTCACCTTTGGTTTTTGGCTGTGCTTTTCTGGTTCATGATGCTTTATCCACTCTTTATATGGCTCAGTAAAAGTGTGGTTCGTATGGCATTTTTTCTATCATTTACCATTATTATCTATTTCATTGATTTTACTTATTTTTCTCTAAATAATTACTTTTTCTTATTTAGCTTAAATAAATATCTGGTATTTTTTTTCTTTGGTATTTTTGTCTTTCGATATAAAATCTATGATTATCTCCGAGATTATAGGTTGTTTTTCCTGATAACAGGTTTATATATAATTTTGTTTTGGTTCAAAATACCACTTATTTCTTCGTTGTTAGGCATTTTAATGATGATTGGCATCAGTCAGCAAATAGCTTTGTTTTTACCTTCTTTATTTAGTAGCTTTAGAGAATACATCTATCAGATATTTCTAATGTCGTTCATCTTTCAGCCATTTGTAGAATTAATTCTTTGGAAGAAACTATTTTATAATGAGGATCTATTTTTCTTTTTCTATATATTGAACGTATTTTTTGGTATATTCTTTCCTGTATTAATTACTAAAGCTATTGAAAAAAGTAACTTGAAATGGCTTAAGATATGTATTGGCTTGAAATAA
- a CDS encoding two-component regulator propeller domain-containing protein encodes MMTIQIKKNKNASLVKWVLLFYLFTFLPLSAQIGSWRAYMSYYEPQQICKAGTNTLFVRASNSLYSYNLTDQSITTYDKVNTLNDTYISSIAWNQQVKRLIIVYQNGNIDLMDLQENVTNISSLYTKTMTESKTVNNIYIYQQYAYLCMSFGVIKVNMERAEISETYMLNQNVQALAIDNTNIYARTNQNAVYTANLNSNLIDKSNWQTTDSYPSFNSNTADWNTYIDIVNSLKPGGPQFNDFYESKFYNGKLYTTGGAFLSGFIQKDNPGIVQIYDKNEWTIYSTNINDETGFNYRDINCIDIDPTDNNRVMVAGRCGLYEFYNGQYKTCYYKENSPLRPVTSSATGKYLTDDYTLIHGIKYDNNGNLWVLNSQAIGVNLVELNKKGEWTSHYKSELCYNEKTSMTGMRSPIFDSRGLLWFVNNHYYSPSIICYDLWLDNIVVYKSFINQDGIAYENCYPYDVKEDKNGNIWVATNCGPFYFKSSEAGQNNATLQQEKIARNDGTNLADYLLTGIPVNCIAIDGGGRKWFGTNGNGIFLISEDNTEQIHHFTTENSPLLSDIINDISIDNQSGEVFFLTDQGLCSYMSDATAPSEEMTDNNVYAYPNPVEPGYTGIITVVGLSFDADVKILTSNGKLVAQGRSNGGTFTWDGRDLKGNLVASGIYMIATATEKGDSGIVSKIAIIR; translated from the coding sequence ATGATGACTATACAAATAAAAAAAAATAAAAACGCATCATTGGTAAAATGGGTTTTACTCTTTTACCTTTTTACCTTTTTACCTTTAAGTGCGCAAATAGGTAGTTGGCGAGCCTATATGTCGTATTATGAGCCACAGCAAATTTGCAAAGCAGGCACTAATACGTTATTTGTAAGAGCATCAAACAGTCTTTACAGTTATAATCTTACTGACCAATCCATTACAACTTACGATAAGGTCAACACACTCAACGATACCTACATCTCTAGCATTGCCTGGAATCAACAAGTTAAACGTCTTATAATTGTTTATCAGAATGGAAACATTGACCTGATGGATCTTCAGGAAAATGTTACTAATATCAGTTCACTTTACACAAAGACGATGACGGAAAGTAAAACCGTCAACAATATCTATATCTATCAGCAATATGCCTATCTCTGTATGTCGTTTGGCGTTATCAAAGTCAATATGGAACGTGCAGAAATCAGTGAGACCTATATGCTGAATCAAAATGTCCAAGCTCTAGCAATAGACAATACAAATATCTATGCACGAACTAATCAGAATGCTGTTTATACTGCTAATTTAAACAGTAATCTCATAGATAAATCTAATTGGCAAACTACGGATAGCTATCCATCATTTAATTCAAATACAGCAGATTGGAATACATATATCGATATAGTAAATTCATTGAAGCCAGGTGGACCGCAGTTCAACGATTTCTACGAGTCAAAATTTTATAATGGAAAGCTATATACTACGGGCGGTGCATTCCTTTCTGGATTCATACAAAAAGACAATCCTGGTATAGTACAAATATATGATAAAAACGAATGGACTATCTACTCTACCAATATAAATGACGAAACTGGTTTTAATTACAGAGATATAAACTGTATTGATATAGACCCTACAGACAATAATAGAGTAATGGTTGCTGGTAGATGCGGTCTCTATGAATTTTATAACGGACAATATAAAACATGCTATTATAAAGAAAACAGTCCTTTACGTCCTGTTACCAGCAGTGCCACAGGTAAGTATCTTACTGATGACTATACGCTGATACATGGCATTAAATATGATAATAATGGTAATCTCTGGGTATTAAATAGTCAGGCTATCGGAGTAAATCTTGTTGAATTAAATAAAAAAGGAGAATGGACTTCTCATTATAAAAGTGAACTATGTTATAATGAAAAGACATCTATGACAGGTATGCGTAGTCCTATTTTCGATAGTCGTGGACTTCTTTGGTTTGTTAACAACCACTATTACTCACCATCTATTATATGCTATGACTTATGGTTGGATAATATTGTAGTATATAAATCTTTTATCAATCAAGATGGTATAGCATACGAAAACTGCTATCCATACGATGTTAAAGAAGATAAGAACGGGAATATTTGGGTTGCAACAAATTGCGGACCGTTCTATTTTAAAAGCAGTGAAGCAGGACAGAATAATGCTACCCTACAACAAGAGAAAATAGCACGTAATGATGGTACCAATTTAGCCGACTATCTTCTTACTGGTATTCCTGTGAATTGTATAGCTATCGATGGTGGTGGACGTAAGTGGTTTGGAACAAATGGAAACGGCATTTTCCTTATTAGCGAGGACAACACAGAGCAAATTCATCATTTTACAACAGAGAACTCGCCATTGCTTTCAGACATTATAAATGATATTTCAATTGATAATCAGTCGGGTGAAGTATTCTTCCTCACTGATCAAGGACTCTGCTCATATATGTCTGATGCCACTGCACCCAGCGAAGAAATGACTGATAATAATGTCTATGCTTATCCTAATCCAGTAGAACCAGGCTATACAGGCATTATAACAGTCGTAGGACTGTCTTTTGATGCTGATGTGAAGATTCTTACATCCAATGGCAAGTTAGTGGCTCAGGGACGCTCTAATGGCGGTACATTCACATGGGATGGTCGTGACTTGAAAGGTAATCTTGTTGCAAGTGGTATCTATATGATTGCCACAGCTACTGAAAAAGGTGATTCAGGCATTGTTTCTAAAATAGCAATAATAAGATAA
- a CDS encoding non-canonical purine NTP diphosphatase, producing MKIVFATNNQHKLQEIRQIMGDRVEVLSLKDIGCDVDIPETGQTLEENALQKARYIYDNYHIDCFADDTGLEVEALNGAPGIYSARYASMETNAASHDSEANMARLLRELKDKDNRKARFRTVIALIQKKDVCPCGCTSIKQEHLFEGIVNGEITTERSGAEGFGYDPIFCPEGFNQTFAEMTSEQKNGISHRGRATAKLAEFLKG from the coding sequence ATGAAGATAGTTTTCGCAACTAACAATCAGCATAAATTACAGGAGATACGTCAGATAATGGGCGATAGGGTAGAGGTGCTCTCCCTAAAAGATATTGGCTGTGATGTAGACATTCCTGAAACAGGGCAGACCCTTGAGGAGAATGCCCTGCAAAAAGCACGTTATATCTATGATAACTACCATATTGATTGTTTTGCCGATGATACTGGTCTTGAAGTAGAAGCACTTAATGGAGCTCCGGGTATCTATAGTGCTCGTTATGCCAGTATGGAAACTAATGCTGCTAGTCACGATAGTGAAGCTAATATGGCACGCCTGCTACGAGAACTTAAAGATAAAGATAATCGTAAAGCGCGTTTTCGCACTGTTATCGCCCTTATCCAGAAAAAAGATGTATGCCCTTGTGGTTGTACCAGTATTAAGCAGGAACATCTCTTTGAAGGCATCGTTAACGGTGAGATAACCACAGAGCGGAGTGGGGCAGAGGGCTTCGGTTATGATCCTATTTTCTGTCCAGAAGGTTTTAATCAGACTTTTGCCGAAATGACTTCAGAACAGAAAAACGGTATCAGTCATCGAGGACGAGCTACTGCGAAACTAGCAGAGTTTTTGAAAGGATAA
- a CDS encoding YitT family protein — MTIQHKIIWNEAKDYFFITLGLLMYTIAFTVFLMPYEIVAGGVTGLSAIIYYATGFHLENTYLIINGLLLIVALKILGYKFLMKTIYAIFMLALMLKFAQDILPKQPNGLPFKLMGEGQEFISMIIGCTITGIALATVFNNNGSTGGTDIIAASVNKYKNNISLGTVLFSADFCIIGSCMFFPQFGDYIERAHKVTFGFCVMAMENYVLDYVMNRSRQSVQFMIFSRKWQEIANAIGTQMNHGVTILDGHGWYTGNKMKVLCILAKKRESTNIFRLIKMIDPNAFVSQSAVIGVYGEGFDEMNVKIKEEKKIEGDHKKIKE; from the coding sequence ATGACTATACAGCATAAAATCATCTGGAACGAAGCCAAGGACTATTTCTTTATTACCCTTGGTCTGCTGATGTACACCATCGCCTTCACCGTCTTTCTCATGCCTTATGAGATAGTGGCAGGTGGCGTGACGGGTCTCTCAGCAATCATTTATTATGCCACAGGGTTCCATCTGGAGAACACCTACCTGATTATCAACGGACTACTACTCATCGTAGCGTTGAAAATCCTGGGCTATAAGTTCCTGATGAAAACCATCTATGCTATCTTCATGCTCGCCCTGATGCTGAAATTTGCACAGGATATACTGCCAAAGCAGCCCAACGGACTGCCTTTCAAACTGATGGGCGAGGGGCAGGAGTTCATCTCAATGATTATCGGCTGTACCATCACGGGTATTGCCCTGGCCACCGTGTTCAATAACAATGGCTCTACGGGTGGTACGGATATCATTGCTGCCAGCGTGAACAAGTATAAAAACAATATCTCACTTGGCACCGTGCTCTTTTCCGCCGATTTCTGTATCATTGGCTCTTGTATGTTCTTCCCACAGTTTGGCGACTATATAGAACGTGCCCATAAGGTGACGTTTGGTTTTTGCGTGATGGCGATGGAGAACTATGTGCTCGATTATGTGATGAACCGCAGCAGACAATCTGTACAGTTTATGATTTTCTCGCGCAAATGGCAGGAGATAGCCAATGCCATTGGTACACAGATGAATCATGGCGTCACTATCCTGGATGGTCACGGCTGGTATACTGGCAATAAGATGAAGGTACTCTGTATCCTTGCTAAAAAGCGCGAGAGCACCAATATCTTCCGTCTCATCAAAATGATAGACCCTAATGCCTTTGTATCTCAGAGTGCTGTCATAGGCGTCTATGGCGAAGGATTTGATGAGATGAACGTAAAAATAAAGGAAGAAAAGAAGATTGAGGGAGATCATAAAAAGATAAAAGAATGA
- the leuS gene encoding leucine--tRNA ligase, translating into MEYNFRDIEKKWQKRWVESGIYRVVEDDKKKKFYVLNMFPYPSGAGLHVGHPLGYIASDIYARYKRLQGFNVLNPMGYDAYGLPAEQYAIQTGQHPAITTDQNIKRYREQLDKIGFSFDWSREVRTCDPKYYHWTQWAFQRMFKSYYSTSSQKAQPIIKLIEHFELMGTENCGAIGTEELQFTASDWAGFSEKKKQEVLMNYRIAYLAETMVNWCPALGTVLANDEVINGVSERGGYPVEQKKMRQWCLRTSAYAQRLLDGLETIDWTDSLKEAQRNWIGRSEGTEMEFQVADSEKHFTIFTTRADTIFGVTFMVLAPESELVAELTTADQKAAVDEYLAYVKKRTERERQMDHSVTGVFSGSYAVNPFTGDKIPVWISEYVLAGYGTGAIMAVPAHDSRDYAFAKHFNLPIIPLIEGADVSEESFDAKEGRVMNSPAAGKTTLDGFSLNGLSVKEAIAATKKFVTEHKLGRIKVNYRLRDAIFSRQRYWGEPFPVYYKDDMPYMIPKECLPLELPEIDEYKPTATGEPPLGHAKKWAWDTKTNSVVDCSAIDNKTVFRLELNTMPGFAGSSAYYLRYMDPDNNTALVSKDADEYWRNVDLYVGGSEHATGHLIYSRFWNKFLFDSGYSCEEEPFKKLVNQGMIQGRSNFVYRIEDEGADKGKFVSLNLRGNYKETTPIHVDVNIVSADVLDIEAFKTWRPEYNNAEFILEDGKYICGWAVEKMSKSMYNVVNPDMIVEKYGADTLRLYEMFLGPVEQSKPWDTNGIDGCHRFLKKFWNLYQNGFEEGEPTADNLKSVHKLIKKVSQDIEQFSYNTSISAFMICVNELSQQKCKNKEMLKTLVILIAPFAPHIAEELWERLGEQDSVCNAQWPTWNEEFLVESQAKMGVAFNGKTRFEIQVAADADNASIEALVRGDERTAKYVEDKQIVKIIIVPKRMVNIVIK; encoded by the coding sequence ATGGAATACAACTTCAGAGACATTGAGAAAAAGTGGCAGAAGCGATGGGTCGAGAGCGGCATTTATCGCGTAGTTGAGGACGACAAAAAGAAGAAATTCTACGTGCTAAATATGTTCCCTTATCCATCAGGAGCCGGACTACACGTTGGTCATCCTCTTGGCTATATTGCCAGTGATATCTATGCCCGCTACAAGCGCCTGCAGGGCTTTAACGTACTGAATCCTATGGGCTACGACGCTTACGGACTGCCTGCTGAACAGTATGCTATCCAGACCGGTCAGCATCCTGCTATCACTACAGACCAGAATATCAAGCGCTATCGTGAACAGTTGGACAAGATAGGTTTTTCTTTTGACTGGAGTAGGGAAGTGCGTACCTGTGATCCTAAGTACTATCACTGGACACAGTGGGCCTTCCAGCGTATGTTCAAGAGCTACTACAGCACGTCTTCACAAAAGGCTCAGCCCATTATCAAACTGATTGAGCACTTCGAACTGATGGGTACAGAGAACTGTGGTGCTATTGGAACTGAGGAACTGCAGTTCACTGCTTCCGATTGGGCTGGCTTCTCTGAAAAGAAGAAGCAGGAGGTGCTGATGAACTATCGTATTGCCTATCTGGCTGAAACGATGGTGAACTGGTGTCCTGCACTGGGCACTGTGCTGGCCAATGACGAAGTGATTAATGGTGTATCTGAACGTGGTGGCTATCCCGTAGAACAGAAGAAGATGCGCCAGTGGTGTCTACGTACTTCAGCTTATGCTCAGCGTCTGCTCGACGGACTGGAAACTATCGACTGGACTGACTCTCTCAAAGAAGCTCAGCGCAACTGGATTGGTCGTTCTGAGGGTACAGAGATGGAATTCCAGGTAGCCGATTCTGAGAAGCATTTCACTATTTTCACCACACGTGCCGATACCATCTTTGGTGTTACCTTCATGGTGCTGGCACCTGAGTCAGAGTTGGTAGCTGAGTTGACTACAGCTGATCAGAAAGCTGCTGTCGATGAATATCTAGCATACGTTAAGAAGCGTACTGAGCGCGAGCGTCAGATGGACCACAGCGTAACAGGTGTATTCTCTGGTTCGTATGCTGTTAATCCTTTTACTGGCGACAAGATTCCCGTATGGATTTCTGAATATGTACTTGCTGGTTATGGTACAGGCGCTATCATGGCTGTGCCTGCTCACGATAGTCGTGACTATGCCTTCGCAAAGCACTTTAACCTGCCTATCATCCCTTTGATTGAGGGTGCCGATGTCTCTGAAGAGAGCTTTGACGCCAAAGAGGGTAGGGTGATGAACTCACCTGCCGCAGGAAAGACCACACTCGATGGTTTCTCACTCAATGGCCTGAGTGTGAAAGAGGCTATTGCTGCTACGAAGAAATTCGTTACAGAGCACAAGCTTGGACGTATAAAGGTAAACTATCGTCTGCGCGATGCTATCTTCAGTCGTCAGCGCTACTGGGGTGAACCATTCCCTGTTTATTACAAGGATGATATGCCTTATATGATTCCAAAGGAGTGTCTGCCTTTGGAACTTCCAGAGATTGATGAATACAAGCCCACAGCAACAGGTGAACCTCCATTAGGTCACGCTAAGAAATGGGCTTGGGACACCAAGACTAATTCTGTGGTCGATTGTTCGGCAATCGACAATAAGACCGTCTTCCGCCTTGAGCTCAACACCATGCCTGGCTTCGCTGGATCTTCAGCTTACTATCTGCGCTATATGGATCCAGACAACAATACTGCTTTGGTCAGCAAAGATGCTGATGAATACTGGCGTAATGTTGACCTCTACGTGGGTGGTTCTGAGCACGCTACTGGTCACCTTATCTATAGTCGTTTCTGGAATAAGTTCCTCTTTGATAGTGGTTATTCATGCGAAGAAGAGCCCTTCAAGAAGCTCGTCAACCAGGGTATGATTCAGGGACGTTCTAATTTTGTGTATCGTATTGAAGACGAAGGTGCTGACAAGGGTAAGTTTGTAAGCTTGAACTTGCGTGGCAACTACAAGGAAACAACCCCCATCCACGTGGACGTGAACATCGTCTCTGCTGATGTGCTGGATATCGAGGCCTTCAAGACTTGGCGTCCTGAATACAACAATGCTGAGTTTATTCTTGAGGATGGCAAATATATCTGTGGCTGGGCTGTAGAGAAGATGTCAAAATCCATGTACAACGTGGTTAACCCCGATATGATTGTCGAGAAGTATGGTGCTGACACCCTGCGTCTCTACGAGATGTTCCTGGGTCCTGTAGAGCAGTCTAAGCCTTGGGACACCAATGGTATCGATGGTTGTCACCGTTTCCTGAAGAAGTTCTGGAACCTCTATCAGAACGGATTCGAAGAGGGCGAACCCACTGCCGATAATCTGAAGAGCGTTCATAAGCTCATCAAGAAGGTGTCACAGGATATTGAGCAGTTCTCTTACAACACCTCTATCTCGGCCTTCATGATTTGCGTGAACGAGCTCTCACAGCAGAAGTGCAAGAACAAGGAGATGCTGAAGACACTCGTCATCCTCATAGCTCCATTTGCTCCACATATCGCTGAAGAGTTGTGGGAAAGGCTTGGTGAGCAGGATAGCGTATGCAATGCTCAGTGGCCTACATGGAATGAAGAGTTCCTCGTTGAGAGTCAGGCAAAGATGGGTGTGGCCTTCAATGGTAAGACCCGCTTTGAGATTCAGGTGGCTGCCGATGCCGACAATGCCTCTATCGAAGCTTTGGTACGTGGCGATGAACGCACAGCTAAATACGTAGAAGATAAGCAGATAGTAAAGATTATCATCGTGCCGAAACGCATGGTGAACATCGTGATTAAGTAG